In Bombus affinis isolate iyBomAffi1 chromosome 8, iyBomAffi1.2, whole genome shotgun sequence, the following proteins share a genomic window:
- the LOC126919656 gene encoding putative protein TPRXL — MEAKRSSTPSTPKCSSNPSNYFQGSDNNLNKTSNAIQTPPTENIASTRTPIPSHDMQSSSHDTHNVSPTRDLTTTFAASASQQSGLTPPNALNQTIAQDPLNRKKDKTSPGDKPSQSWIATNPLQDVQCPVIVIHNVESNGLSPVSNSEANLKSKPTVDSPESTTIKRSKSSFSSTSTSTVNNLSCTTSSVPPNMIITSENLSPGQEVKTPPTPSPRMGHTDG, encoded by the coding sequence ATGGAGGCCAAGCGATCCTCTACTCCGTCGACCCCCAAGTGCAGCAGTAACCCGTCTAATTATTTCCAAGGAAGTGAcaacaatttaaataaaaccAGCAACGCTATTCAAACTCCGCCGACGGAGAATATCGCATCGACTCGAACGCCGATCCCGTCGCATGACATGCAGAGTTCATCGCATGATACCCACAACGTGTCACCTACACGCGATCTGACAACCACGTTCGcagcgtcagcatcgcaacAATCTGGTTTAACGCCACCAAACGCCTTAAATCAGACAATCGCTCAAGATCCTCTGAACCGGAAGAAGGATAAAACCTCGCCAGGCGACAAGCCGTCGCAGTCATGGATCGCTACGAATCCATTACAGGATGTGCAATGCCCTGTAATTGTAATTCATAACGTAGAGAGTAACGGGTTAAGTCCCGTCAGTAACTCTGAAGCCAATCTAAAGTCGAAACCCACGGTAGACTCTCCAGAATCCACAACAATCAAACGTTCCAAGAGCAGCTTTTCCTCGACCAGCACTTCGACGGTTAATAACCTGTCCTGCACTACGTCATCTGTTCCACCTAACATGATTATCACATCGGAGAATCTTTCTCCTGGACAGGAAGTGAAGACACCACCTACACCATCGCCGAGAATGGGCCACACCGACGGCTGA